The Ovis aries strain OAR_USU_Benz2616 breed Rambouillet chromosome 11, ARS-UI_Ramb_v3.0, whole genome shotgun sequence genome window below encodes:
- the TSR1 gene encoding pre-rRNA-processing protein TSR1 homolog isoform X1 has translation MAAHRSGPLKQQNKAHKGGRHRGRGSAQRDGKGRLAPKTLSKKVRKDLSRVDQRHRASQLRKQKKEAVLAEKRQLGSKDGPPHQVLVVPLHNRISLPEAFRLLQDRDTGTVHLNEWGSTHSFMLLCPRLKHRWFFTSARPGDLHTVLDMAKVADTILFLLDPLEGWDSTGDYCLSCLFAQGLPTYTLAVQGISSLLLKKQIDARKKLSKAVEKRFPEDKLLLLDTQQEAGMLLRQLANQKQRHLAFRDRRAHLFAHAADFVPSEESDLVGTLKISGYVRGQALNVNSVLHIVGHGDFQMKQIDAPVDPFPLNPRVIRSSKDSGTAMEICAADAVADMEEDLKVLMKADPDRQESLQTEVIPDPMEGEQTWPTEEELSEAHDLVKQSSKVVKKVPKGTSSYQAEWILDEDGESGGEGDEYDDIEHEDFMEEESQDEGSEEEEEEECETMTIGESVRDDLYDEKVDEEAEEKMLEKYKQQRLEEMFPDEVDTPRDVAARIRFQKYRGLKSFRTSPWDPKENLPRDYARIFQFQNFINTRRRIFKEIEEKEVEGAEVGWYVTLHVSEVPVSVVEHFKRGTPLIVFSLLPHEQKMSVLNMVVSRHPGNTEPVKAKEELIFHCGFRRFRASPLFSQHTAADKHKFQRFLTADTALVVTVYAPITFPPASVLLFKQNSNGMHSLIATGHLLSVDPDRMVIKRVVLSGHPFKIFTKTAVVRYMFFNREDVLWFKPVELRTKWGRRGHIKEPLGTHGHMKCSFDGKLKSQDTVLMNLYKRVFPKWTYDPYVPEPVPWVKSEISSTVPEVDME, from the exons ATGGCGGCCCATCGCTCTGGCCCGCTTAAGCAGCAGAATAAAGCGCATAAAGGCGGGCGGCATCGGGGTCGAGGATCCGCGCAGCGAGATGGCAAAG GCCGTCTAGCACCGAAAACCCTAAGCAAGAAGGTGAGAAAAGATCTCAGCAGGGTGGACCAGAGGCATCGCGCCAGCCAGCTCCGAAAGCAGAAGAAGGAGGCG GTTTTGGCAGAAAAGAGACAGCTTGGCAGCAAGGATGGCCCTCCTCATCAGGTACTGGTGGTGCCCCTGCACAACAGGATTTCTCTGCCAGAGGCCTTTCGGCTCCTTCAGGATAGGGACACTGGAACTGTACACTTGAATGAATGGGGAAGCACCCATAGCTTTATGCTGTTATGCCCCCGCTTGAAACATCGGTGGTTTTTCACATCGGCAAGGCCAG gggatctgcaTACTGTGTTAGACATGGCTAAAGTGGCTGATACCATCCTGTTCCTCCTTGATCCACTAGAAGGCTGGGATAGCACCGGGGATTACTGCCTTTCTTGCCTGTTTGCTCAGGGCCTTCCCACCTATA CGttagctgtccaagggatttctaGCCTCCTGCTGAAGAAACAAATAGATGCCAGAAAAAAGCTAAGTAAAGCAGTGGAGAAGCGCTTTCCTGAGGACAAACTCCTCCTGTTAGATACTCAGCAGGAGGCAGGGATGCTGCTCAGGCAGTTGGCTAACCAAAAACAGCGGCATCTTGCCTTTCGAGATCGGCGTGCCCATCTATTTGCTCATGCTGCTGACTTTGTGCCTAGTGAAGAGAGTGACTTGGTGGGCACCTTGAAGATCTCAGGCTACGTTCGTGGGCAGGCTCTGAATGTAAACAGCGTGCTGCATATCGTTGGACATGGTGATTTCCAGATGAAGCAGATAGATGCCCCTGTGGACCCTTTCCCTTTAAATCCAAGAGTGATCAGATCCTCAAAGGACTCAGGCACAGCAATGGAG ATTTGTGCTGCAGATGCTGTAGCTGATATGGAGGAAGACCTGAAGGTTCTAATGAAGGCAGACCCTGATAGACAAGAATCTTTGCAAACAGAGGTTATCCCAGATCCAATGGAGGGGGAACAGACCTGGCCCACAGAGGAGGAGCTGAGCGAGGCACATG ACTTAGTGAAGCAAAGTTCCAAGGTAGTGAAGAAGGTTCCCAAAGGAACATCCAGTTATCAAGCTGAATGGATTCTGGATGAGGATGGTGAAAGTGGTGGGGAAGGAGATGAATACGATGATATAGAACATGAAGATTTTATGGAAGAGGAGTCTCAG GATGAGGGtagtgaagaggaagaagaggaggaatgTGAAACTATGACTATAGGAGAGTCTGTACGTGATGATCTGTATGATGAGAAAGTGGATGAAGAGGCTGAGGAGAAAATGctggagaaatataaacaacaaagacTGGAAGAGATGTTCCCAGATGAAGTAGATACCCCCCGTGACGTGGCTGCTAGAATTCG ATTTCAGAAATACAGAGGCCTTAAGAGCTTCCGGACATCTCCATGGGATCCTAAGGAAAACCTTCCTCGAGATTATGCTCGGATCTTTCAGTTTCAGAACTTTATTAATACCCGGAGACGCATCTTTAAAGAGATTGAAGAAAAAGAAGTTGAAGGAGCTGAA GTTGGCTGGTATGTCACACTTCATGTTTCCGAAGTCCCTGTCTCAGTGGTTGAGCACTTCAAGCGAGGCACACCCTTGATTGTATTTTCGTTACTACCTCATGAACAGAAG ATGTCAGTACTTAATATGGTGGTGAGCCGGCACCCTGGCAACACTGAACCCGTGAAAGCTAAAGAGGAGCTGATCTTCCACTGTGGATTCAGGCGCTTCCGAGCCTCACCTTTATTCTCTCAGCACACTGCAG CGGATAAACATAAATTTCAGAGGTTCCTGACTGCAGACACAGCCCTGGTGGTGACAGTATATGCCCCAATCACTTTTCCTCctgcatctgtgctgcttttcaaACAGAACAGCAATG GAATGCACAGCCTCATTGCCACAGGCCATCTCTTGTCAGTGGATCCAGACAGGATGGTCATCAAGAGAGTTGTTCTGAGTGGTCATCCTTTCAAAATTTTTACCAAGACGGCAGTGGTGCGTTACATGTTTTTCAACAGAG AGGATGTACTGTGGTTTAAACCTGTGGAACTGAGAACAAAGTGGGGCCGCAGGGGCCACATCAAGGAGCCTTTGG GTACTCACGGTCACATGAAGTGCAGTTTTGATGGGAAGCTAAAATCTCAGGACACAGTACTGATGAATCTTTATAAGAGAGTTTTCCCCAAGTGGACTTATGATCCATATGTACCAGAACCAGTCCCCTGGGTGAAAAGTGAGATTTCTTCAACAGTGCCTGAAGTGGACATGGAGTAA
- the SRR gene encoding serine racemase isoform X3 — translation MWSERTMCDQYCISFADVEKAHVNIRDSIHLTPVLTSSILNQITGRNLFFKCELFQKTGSFKIRGALNAIRGLISAHPKEKPRAVVTCSSGNHGQALSFAARLEGIPAHVIVSETAPNCKKLAIQAYGASIVYGEQSEEARENITKRIAEETEGIMIHSNQDPAVIAGQGTIAMEVLNQVPLVDALVVPVGGGGMLAGIAITVKALRPSVKVYAAEPLNADDCYQSKLKGELTPNPYPPETIADGIKSSIGLNTWPIIRDLVDDVFTVTEDEIKYATQLVWERMKLLIEPTAGVGVAAVLSQHFQTVPAEVKNICIVLSGGNVDLTSLTWVKKQDEKAAP, via the exons ATGTGGTCAGAAAG AACCATGTGTGATCAGTACTGCATCTCCTTTGCTGATGTTGAAAAAGCTCATGTCAACATTCGAGATTCTATTCACCTCACACCAGTGCTAACAAGTTCCATTTTGAATCAAATAACAGGACGCAATCTTTTCTTCAAATGtgaactcttccagaaaactggaTCTTTTAAG ATTCGTGGTGCCCTTAATGCAATCAGAGGGTTGATTTCTGCCCATCCGAAAGAGAAGCCCAGAGCTGTTGTTACTTGTAGCAGTGGAAACCATGGCCAGGCTCTCTCCTTTGCTGCCAGACTGGAAG GGATTCCTGCTCATGTCATAGTGTCGGAAACAGCTCCCAACTGTAAAAAACTGGCAATACAAGCCTATGGAGCCTCTATAGTATACGGTGAACAGAGCGAAGAG GCCagagaaaatattacaaaaagaaTTGCGGAAGAAACAGAAGGCATTATGATACATTCCAACCAGGATCCTGCAGTGATAGCTGGGCAAGGGACAATTGCCATGGAAGTGCTAAACCAG GTTCCCTTGGTAGACGCACTGGTGGTACCTGTAGGAGGAGGAGGAATGCTTGCTGGAATAGCCATTACAGTGAAG GCTCTGAGACCTAGTGTGAAGGTATATGCTGCTGAACCCTTGAATGCAGATGACTGCTACCAGTCCAAACTCAAAGGGGAACTGACCCCCAACCCCTATCCTCCGGAAACCATAGCAGATGGTATCAAATCCAGCATTGGCTTAAACACCTGGCCTATTATAAGAGACCTCGTGGATGATGTCTTCACTGTCACCGAGGATGAAATTAAG TATGCAACCCAGCTGGTGTGGGAGAGGATGAAATTGCTTATTGAACCTACAGCTGGTGTTGGAGTGGCCGCTGTGCTGTCTCAGCATTTTCAAACAGTTCCCGCAGAAGTAAAGAACATCTGTATTGTGCTCAGTGGTGGAAATGTAGACTTAACCTCCCTAACTTGGGTGAAGAAGCAGGATGAAAAGGCAGCTCCTTAG
- the TSR1 gene encoding pre-rRNA-processing protein TSR1 homolog isoform X2, with protein MAKVADTILFLLDPLEGWDSTGDYCLSCLFAQGLPTYTLAVQGISSLLLKKQIDARKKLSKAVEKRFPEDKLLLLDTQQEAGMLLRQLANQKQRHLAFRDRRAHLFAHAADFVPSEESDLVGTLKISGYVRGQALNVNSVLHIVGHGDFQMKQIDAPVDPFPLNPRVIRSSKDSGTAMEICAADAVADMEEDLKVLMKADPDRQESLQTEVIPDPMEGEQTWPTEEELSEAHDLVKQSSKVVKKVPKGTSSYQAEWILDEDGESGGEGDEYDDIEHEDFMEEESQDEGSEEEEEEECETMTIGESVRDDLYDEKVDEEAEEKMLEKYKQQRLEEMFPDEVDTPRDVAARIRFQKYRGLKSFRTSPWDPKENLPRDYARIFQFQNFINTRRRIFKEIEEKEVEGAEVGWYVTLHVSEVPVSVVEHFKRGTPLIVFSLLPHEQKMSVLNMVVSRHPGNTEPVKAKEELIFHCGFRRFRASPLFSQHTAADKHKFQRFLTADTALVVTVYAPITFPPASVLLFKQNSNGMHSLIATGHLLSVDPDRMVIKRVVLSGHPFKIFTKTAVVRYMFFNREDVLWFKPVELRTKWGRRGHIKEPLGTHGHMKCSFDGKLKSQDTVLMNLYKRVFPKWTYDPYVPEPVPWVKSEISSTVPEVDME; from the exons ATGGCTAAAGTGGCTGATACCATCCTGTTCCTCCTTGATCCACTAGAAGGCTGGGATAGCACCGGGGATTACTGCCTTTCTTGCCTGTTTGCTCAGGGCCTTCCCACCTATA CGttagctgtccaagggatttctaGCCTCCTGCTGAAGAAACAAATAGATGCCAGAAAAAAGCTAAGTAAAGCAGTGGAGAAGCGCTTTCCTGAGGACAAACTCCTCCTGTTAGATACTCAGCAGGAGGCAGGGATGCTGCTCAGGCAGTTGGCTAACCAAAAACAGCGGCATCTTGCCTTTCGAGATCGGCGTGCCCATCTATTTGCTCATGCTGCTGACTTTGTGCCTAGTGAAGAGAGTGACTTGGTGGGCACCTTGAAGATCTCAGGCTACGTTCGTGGGCAGGCTCTGAATGTAAACAGCGTGCTGCATATCGTTGGACATGGTGATTTCCAGATGAAGCAGATAGATGCCCCTGTGGACCCTTTCCCTTTAAATCCAAGAGTGATCAGATCCTCAAAGGACTCAGGCACAGCAATGGAG ATTTGTGCTGCAGATGCTGTAGCTGATATGGAGGAAGACCTGAAGGTTCTAATGAAGGCAGACCCTGATAGACAAGAATCTTTGCAAACAGAGGTTATCCCAGATCCAATGGAGGGGGAACAGACCTGGCCCACAGAGGAGGAGCTGAGCGAGGCACATG ACTTAGTGAAGCAAAGTTCCAAGGTAGTGAAGAAGGTTCCCAAAGGAACATCCAGTTATCAAGCTGAATGGATTCTGGATGAGGATGGTGAAAGTGGTGGGGAAGGAGATGAATACGATGATATAGAACATGAAGATTTTATGGAAGAGGAGTCTCAG GATGAGGGtagtgaagaggaagaagaggaggaatgTGAAACTATGACTATAGGAGAGTCTGTACGTGATGATCTGTATGATGAGAAAGTGGATGAAGAGGCTGAGGAGAAAATGctggagaaatataaacaacaaagacTGGAAGAGATGTTCCCAGATGAAGTAGATACCCCCCGTGACGTGGCTGCTAGAATTCG ATTTCAGAAATACAGAGGCCTTAAGAGCTTCCGGACATCTCCATGGGATCCTAAGGAAAACCTTCCTCGAGATTATGCTCGGATCTTTCAGTTTCAGAACTTTATTAATACCCGGAGACGCATCTTTAAAGAGATTGAAGAAAAAGAAGTTGAAGGAGCTGAA GTTGGCTGGTATGTCACACTTCATGTTTCCGAAGTCCCTGTCTCAGTGGTTGAGCACTTCAAGCGAGGCACACCCTTGATTGTATTTTCGTTACTACCTCATGAACAGAAG ATGTCAGTACTTAATATGGTGGTGAGCCGGCACCCTGGCAACACTGAACCCGTGAAAGCTAAAGAGGAGCTGATCTTCCACTGTGGATTCAGGCGCTTCCGAGCCTCACCTTTATTCTCTCAGCACACTGCAG CGGATAAACATAAATTTCAGAGGTTCCTGACTGCAGACACAGCCCTGGTGGTGACAGTATATGCCCCAATCACTTTTCCTCctgcatctgtgctgcttttcaaACAGAACAGCAATG GAATGCACAGCCTCATTGCCACAGGCCATCTCTTGTCAGTGGATCCAGACAGGATGGTCATCAAGAGAGTTGTTCTGAGTGGTCATCCTTTCAAAATTTTTACCAAGACGGCAGTGGTGCGTTACATGTTTTTCAACAGAG AGGATGTACTGTGGTTTAAACCTGTGGAACTGAGAACAAAGTGGGGCCGCAGGGGCCACATCAAGGAGCCTTTGG GTACTCACGGTCACATGAAGTGCAGTTTTGATGGGAAGCTAAAATCTCAGGACACAGTACTGATGAATCTTTATAAGAGAGTTTTCCCCAAGTGGACTTATGATCCATATGTACCAGAACCAGTCCCCTGGGTGAAAAGTGAGATTTCTTCAACAGTGCCTGAAGTGGACATGGAGTAA
- the SRR gene encoding serine racemase isoform X2, which produces MENGSRKLRIKYDFRRTMCDQYCISFADVEKAHVNIRDSIHLTPVLTSSILNQITGRNLFFKCELFQKTGSFKIRGALNAIRGLISAHPKEKPRAVVTCSSGNHGQALSFAARLEGIPAHVIVSETAPNCKKLAIQAYGASIVYGEQSEEARENITKRIAEETEGIMIHSNQDPAVIAGQGTIAMEVLNQVPLVDALVVPVGGGGMLAGIAITVKALRPSVKVYAAEPLNADDCYQSKLKGELTPNPYPPETIADGIKSSIGLNTWPIIRDLVDDVFTVTEDEIKYATQLVWERMKLLIEPTAGVGVAAVLSQHFQTVPAEVKNICIVLSGGNVDLTSLTWVKKQDEKAAP; this is translated from the exons atggagaatggatccagaaaactaagaatcAAATATGACTTCAGAAG AACCATGTGTGATCAGTACTGCATCTCCTTTGCTGATGTTGAAAAAGCTCATGTCAACATTCGAGATTCTATTCACCTCACACCAGTGCTAACAAGTTCCATTTTGAATCAAATAACAGGACGCAATCTTTTCTTCAAATGtgaactcttccagaaaactggaTCTTTTAAG ATTCGTGGTGCCCTTAATGCAATCAGAGGGTTGATTTCTGCCCATCCGAAAGAGAAGCCCAGAGCTGTTGTTACTTGTAGCAGTGGAAACCATGGCCAGGCTCTCTCCTTTGCTGCCAGACTGGAAG GGATTCCTGCTCATGTCATAGTGTCGGAAACAGCTCCCAACTGTAAAAAACTGGCAATACAAGCCTATGGAGCCTCTATAGTATACGGTGAACAGAGCGAAGAG GCCagagaaaatattacaaaaagaaTTGCGGAAGAAACAGAAGGCATTATGATACATTCCAACCAGGATCCTGCAGTGATAGCTGGGCAAGGGACAATTGCCATGGAAGTGCTAAACCAG GTTCCCTTGGTAGACGCACTGGTGGTACCTGTAGGAGGAGGAGGAATGCTTGCTGGAATAGCCATTACAGTGAAG GCTCTGAGACCTAGTGTGAAGGTATATGCTGCTGAACCCTTGAATGCAGATGACTGCTACCAGTCCAAACTCAAAGGGGAACTGACCCCCAACCCCTATCCTCCGGAAACCATAGCAGATGGTATCAAATCCAGCATTGGCTTAAACACCTGGCCTATTATAAGAGACCTCGTGGATGATGTCTTCACTGTCACCGAGGATGAAATTAAG TATGCAACCCAGCTGGTGTGGGAGAGGATGAAATTGCTTATTGAACCTACAGCTGGTGTTGGAGTGGCCGCTGTGCTGTCTCAGCATTTTCAAACAGTTCCCGCAGAAGTAAAGAACATCTGTATTGTGCTCAGTGGTGGAAATGTAGACTTAACCTCCCTAACTTGGGTGAAGAAGCAGGATGAAAAGGCAGCTCCTTAG
- the SRR gene encoding serine racemase isoform X1, whose amino-acid sequence MGLCVFKIFSLNIVSRLALTPFLFLGYRTMCDQYCISFADVEKAHVNIRDSIHLTPVLTSSILNQITGRNLFFKCELFQKTGSFKIRGALNAIRGLISAHPKEKPRAVVTCSSGNHGQALSFAARLEGIPAHVIVSETAPNCKKLAIQAYGASIVYGEQSEEARENITKRIAEETEGIMIHSNQDPAVIAGQGTIAMEVLNQVPLVDALVVPVGGGGMLAGIAITVKALRPSVKVYAAEPLNADDCYQSKLKGELTPNPYPPETIADGIKSSIGLNTWPIIRDLVDDVFTVTEDEIKYATQLVWERMKLLIEPTAGVGVAAVLSQHFQTVPAEVKNICIVLSGGNVDLTSLTWVKKQDEKAAP is encoded by the exons ATGGGTCTGTGCgttttcaaaatcttttcattAAATATAGTGTCTAGGCTTGCTTTGACCCCCTTCTTATTCTTGGGTTACAGAACCATGTGTGATCAGTACTGCATCTCCTTTGCTGATGTTGAAAAAGCTCATGTCAACATTCGAGATTCTATTCACCTCACACCAGTGCTAACAAGTTCCATTTTGAATCAAATAACAGGACGCAATCTTTTCTTCAAATGtgaactcttccagaaaactggaTCTTTTAAG ATTCGTGGTGCCCTTAATGCAATCAGAGGGTTGATTTCTGCCCATCCGAAAGAGAAGCCCAGAGCTGTTGTTACTTGTAGCAGTGGAAACCATGGCCAGGCTCTCTCCTTTGCTGCCAGACTGGAAG GGATTCCTGCTCATGTCATAGTGTCGGAAACAGCTCCCAACTGTAAAAAACTGGCAATACAAGCCTATGGAGCCTCTATAGTATACGGTGAACAGAGCGAAGAG GCCagagaaaatattacaaaaagaaTTGCGGAAGAAACAGAAGGCATTATGATACATTCCAACCAGGATCCTGCAGTGATAGCTGGGCAAGGGACAATTGCCATGGAAGTGCTAAACCAG GTTCCCTTGGTAGACGCACTGGTGGTACCTGTAGGAGGAGGAGGAATGCTTGCTGGAATAGCCATTACAGTGAAG GCTCTGAGACCTAGTGTGAAGGTATATGCTGCTGAACCCTTGAATGCAGATGACTGCTACCAGTCCAAACTCAAAGGGGAACTGACCCCCAACCCCTATCCTCCGGAAACCATAGCAGATGGTATCAAATCCAGCATTGGCTTAAACACCTGGCCTATTATAAGAGACCTCGTGGATGATGTCTTCACTGTCACCGAGGATGAAATTAAG TATGCAACCCAGCTGGTGTGGGAGAGGATGAAATTGCTTATTGAACCTACAGCTGGTGTTGGAGTGGCCGCTGTGCTGTCTCAGCATTTTCAAACAGTTCCCGCAGAAGTAAAGAACATCTGTATTGTGCTCAGTGGTGGAAATGTAGACTTAACCTCCCTAACTTGGGTGAAGAAGCAGGATGAAAAGGCAGCTCCTTAG
- the SRR gene encoding serine racemase isoform X4: MCDQYCISFADVEKAHVNIRDSIHLTPVLTSSILNQITGRNLFFKCELFQKTGSFKIRGALNAIRGLISAHPKEKPRAVVTCSSGNHGQALSFAARLEGIPAHVIVSETAPNCKKLAIQAYGASIVYGEQSEEARENITKRIAEETEGIMIHSNQDPAVIAGQGTIAMEVLNQVPLVDALVVPVGGGGMLAGIAITVKALRPSVKVYAAEPLNADDCYQSKLKGELTPNPYPPETIADGIKSSIGLNTWPIIRDLVDDVFTVTEDEIKYATQLVWERMKLLIEPTAGVGVAAVLSQHFQTVPAEVKNICIVLSGGNVDLTSLTWVKKQDEKAAP, encoded by the exons ATGTGTGATCAGTACTGCATCTCCTTTGCTGATGTTGAAAAAGCTCATGTCAACATTCGAGATTCTATTCACCTCACACCAGTGCTAACAAGTTCCATTTTGAATCAAATAACAGGACGCAATCTTTTCTTCAAATGtgaactcttccagaaaactggaTCTTTTAAG ATTCGTGGTGCCCTTAATGCAATCAGAGGGTTGATTTCTGCCCATCCGAAAGAGAAGCCCAGAGCTGTTGTTACTTGTAGCAGTGGAAACCATGGCCAGGCTCTCTCCTTTGCTGCCAGACTGGAAG GGATTCCTGCTCATGTCATAGTGTCGGAAACAGCTCCCAACTGTAAAAAACTGGCAATACAAGCCTATGGAGCCTCTATAGTATACGGTGAACAGAGCGAAGAG GCCagagaaaatattacaaaaagaaTTGCGGAAGAAACAGAAGGCATTATGATACATTCCAACCAGGATCCTGCAGTGATAGCTGGGCAAGGGACAATTGCCATGGAAGTGCTAAACCAG GTTCCCTTGGTAGACGCACTGGTGGTACCTGTAGGAGGAGGAGGAATGCTTGCTGGAATAGCCATTACAGTGAAG GCTCTGAGACCTAGTGTGAAGGTATATGCTGCTGAACCCTTGAATGCAGATGACTGCTACCAGTCCAAACTCAAAGGGGAACTGACCCCCAACCCCTATCCTCCGGAAACCATAGCAGATGGTATCAAATCCAGCATTGGCTTAAACACCTGGCCTATTATAAGAGACCTCGTGGATGATGTCTTCACTGTCACCGAGGATGAAATTAAG TATGCAACCCAGCTGGTGTGGGAGAGGATGAAATTGCTTATTGAACCTACAGCTGGTGTTGGAGTGGCCGCTGTGCTGTCTCAGCATTTTCAAACAGTTCCCGCAGAAGTAAAGAACATCTGTATTGTGCTCAGTGGTGGAAATGTAGACTTAACCTCCCTAACTTGGGTGAAGAAGCAGGATGAAAAGGCAGCTCCTTAG